One Rhodobacter sp. CZR27 DNA segment encodes these proteins:
- a CDS encoding NUDIX hydrolase, whose amino-acid sequence MTETPMVHLPEATAYGGVLISIDRKILLREPTNHYGGYAWTFAKGRPDPGETPAEAALREVFEETGYRAEILGALPDAYPGDTSTTAFFLMGPLGKQGKAGAETATTRWVGFDEAAGLIGQTTSKAGRARDLAVLRAAEAAMAALPWARRPACCREDWKTKPLPKRHESRARPDLRCGGGLADPQGLLPGGDGAEVVRLV is encoded by the coding sequence ATGACCGAGACACCCATGGTCCACCTTCCCGAAGCCACCGCATATGGCGGCGTCCTGATCAGCATCGACCGCAAGATCCTCCTGCGCGAACCGACGAACCACTACGGCGGCTATGCCTGGACCTTCGCCAAGGGCCGCCCGGATCCGGGCGAAACCCCGGCCGAGGCGGCACTGCGCGAGGTGTTCGAGGAAACCGGCTACCGTGCCGAGATCCTCGGCGCCCTGCCGGACGCCTATCCCGGCGACACCTCCACCACCGCCTTCTTCCTGATGGGACCGCTCGGCAAGCAGGGCAAAGCCGGCGCAGAGACTGCCACGACCCGCTGGGTCGGTTTCGACGAGGCGGCCGGGCTGATCGGCCAGACCACCAGCAAGGCCGGCCGCGCGCGCGATCTCGCGGTGCTGCGTGCGGCAGAGGCGGCGATGGCGGCCCTCCCTTGGGCGCGGCGTCCCGCCTGCTGCAGGGAGGACTGGAAGACGAAGCCGCTGCCGAAACGGCACGAGTCTCGCGCTCGACCAGATCTACGATGCGGCGGCGGCCTGGCGGATCCGCAAGGGCTTCTTCCCGGTGGCGATGGAGCAGAAGTGGTTCGCCTGGTTTGA
- a CDS encoding recombinase family protein, with product MRNAVGFYWTLPVPWQGFTALPREADAAARLSTTVRYQVQLIRRHAKTNDLKLVHEEVFMELAPDRGTRHVADGLKRVVPICREHRAVLLVVDFAQVQNWRGHAPLHDACANLGLELETVYPDEIDLDGQRFEPQTHFARWRERQRDWSDGKEARLTAAVARAAALREAGLSLSKTATQLNDEGLKSATGRAWTADGVRKLLAE from the coding sequence ATGCGCAACGCGGTCGGCTTCTACTGGACCCTGCCGGTGCCGTGGCAGGGCTTCACCGCCCTGCCGCGCGAGGCCGATGCCGCGGCAAGGCTCAGCACCACCGTGCGCTACCAGGTGCAACTGATCCGGCGGCACGCGAAGACGAACGACCTGAAGCTCGTCCACGAGGAGGTGTTCATGGAGCTCGCCCCTGACCGCGGCACACGGCATGTCGCCGATGGGCTGAAGCGGGTGGTGCCGATCTGCCGCGAACACCGGGCCGTGCTGCTGGTGGTCGATTTCGCGCAAGTCCAGAACTGGCGCGGCCACGCGCCGCTGCATGACGCCTGCGCGAACCTCGGGCTGGAGCTCGAGACGGTCTACCCGGACGAGATCGACCTCGACGGCCAGCGCTTCGAGCCGCAAACGCATTTCGCCCGCTGGCGCGAGCGGCAGCGCGACTGGAGCGACGGAAAAGAAGCGCGCCTCACAGCCGCCGTTGCCCGCGCCGCCGCCCTGCGCGAGGCGGGGCTAAGCCTGTCGAAGACTGCCACGCAGCTGAACGACGAAGGGCTGAAGAGCGCCACCGGCCGGGCCTGGACCGCGGACGGGGTGCGGAAGCTGCTGGCAGAATAA
- a CDS encoding inositol monophosphatase family protein, whose product MIQSQTAPATLLPEVVGAVTEAGALIRAEFHRPGGPRGDLDHAPVDSEVEELLKARLMRLHPCGWRGEETAGVDCRSLDAWVVDPQDGTRDFLVGRRGSAISVALLRRGAPVLGVVFAPVAPDDAGDLIAWAEGTALTRNGREIQPQAAGAAPVIALNASSADGAAVHREAFPGLRIRALPSPAYRLALAAVGEVDAALSHAFGLRSWDIAGGHALLIGAGRLLVDLAGRPIDHARDHFNGVIGGAPALVAQLAAQPIPSVPRRSRQPARPKAPEPNVLRLSRAQGSLLGQLAGDALGSAVEFQSAAAIARSHPGGVRDLADGGTWDLIAGQPTDDSEMALALARSLVAEGGFRPEAVGQAYVDWRRSGPFDIGSTTAVGIAALAEGRATRSDSQSNGALMRVAPIGILCAGDPVRAARLGAEDARLTHPHPVCQSASAAFAAAIAAGIAGAEPNEMAQAAFDHAGSGAAAEAVRARLTAAQTAPPAEFQRQMGWVLTALQNAFHQLLGGATLEAALIATVAAGGDTDTNGAVCGALLGAAQGRDAVPLRWRNAILTCRPVRAPGVRHPRPATYWPDDALALAEALLAAEK is encoded by the coding sequence ATGATCCAGAGCCAAACCGCACCCGCGACGCTGTTGCCCGAAGTTGTTGGCGCCGTGACCGAGGCCGGCGCACTGATCCGCGCCGAGTTCCACCGCCCGGGCGGCCCGCGCGGCGACCTTGACCACGCGCCGGTCGACTCCGAGGTCGAGGAACTGCTGAAGGCGCGGCTGATGCGGCTGCATCCCTGCGGCTGGCGCGGCGAGGAGACCGCGGGCGTCGATTGCCGCAGCCTCGATGCCTGGGTGGTCGATCCGCAGGACGGCACGCGGGACTTTCTCGTCGGCCGGCGCGGCTCGGCGATCTCGGTGGCGCTGCTCAGGCGGGGCGCGCCGGTGCTGGGCGTGGTCTTCGCCCCGGTGGCGCCGGATGATGCCGGGGACCTGATCGCCTGGGCCGAAGGCACGGCACTGACCCGCAACGGTCGAGAAATTCAGCCACAGGCAGCTGGCGCCGCACCGGTGATCGCGCTGAACGCCAGTTCGGCGGATGGCGCCGCCGTCCACCGCGAGGCCTTTCCCGGCCTGCGCATCCGGGCGTTGCCGAGCCCGGCCTACCGGCTGGCGCTGGCGGCCGTCGGCGAGGTCGATGCCGCGCTGAGCCATGCCTTCGGTCTCAGGTCCTGGGACATCGCCGGCGGCCACGCGCTGCTGATCGGTGCCGGCAGGCTGCTCGTCGATCTTGCGGGCCGGCCGATCGACCACGCCCGCGACCACTTCAACGGCGTGATCGGCGGCGCGCCGGCTCTGGTGGCGCAGCTGGCCGCGCAGCCGATCCCGAGCGTTCCCCGCCGCTCTCGGCAGCCCGCCCGGCCGAAAGCGCCCGAGCCGAATGTCCTGCGGCTCTCTCGCGCCCAGGGCAGTCTGCTCGGCCAGCTGGCGGGTGACGCGCTCGGCTCGGCGGTGGAATTCCAGAGCGCCGCCGCGATCGCCCGCAGCCATCCCGGCGGTGTGCGGGATCTTGCCGACGGCGGCACTTGGGACCTGATCGCTGGCCAGCCGACCGACGACAGCGAGATGGCATTGGCGCTGGCGCGCTCGCTGGTGGCCGAGGGCGGCTTCCGCCCCGAGGCGGTGGGACAGGCTTACGTCGACTGGCGCCGCTCCGGGCCGTTCGACATCGGCTCCACCACGGCGGTCGGGATCGCGGCGCTGGCCGAGGGTCGAGCAACACGCTCCGACAGCCAGTCGAACGGCGCGCTGATGCGGGTGGCACCGATCGGCATCCTCTGCGCCGGCGATCCGGTCCGGGCGGCGCGGCTCGGCGCCGAGGACGCGCGGTTGACCCACCCACATCCGGTCTGCCAGTCTGCCAGCGCCGCCTTTGCCGCCGCCATCGCCGCTGGAATTGCCGGGGCTGAACCGAATGAGATGGCGCAGGCCGCCTTCGATCACGCCGGCAGCGGCGCCGCGGCAGAGGCCGTGCGCGCGCGTCTGACCGCGGCCCAGACGGCGCCGCCCGCCGAGTTCCAGCGCCAGATGGGCTGGGTGCTGACGGCGTTGCAGAACGCCTTCCACCAGCTGCTTGGCGGCGCCACCCTGGAGGCCGCGCTGATCGCCACCGTCGCGGCAGGCGGCGACACCGACACCAATGGCGCTGTCTGCGGCGCACTGCTCGGGGCGGCCCAGGGGCGAGACGCCGTGCCGCTGCGCTGGCGCAACGCGATCCTCACCTGCCGTCCGGTGCGCGCACCCGGCGTGAGGCATCCGCGCCCCGCGACCTACTGGCCCGACGATGCGCTGGCCCTTGCCGAAGCGCTTCTCGCGGCCGAAAAGTGA
- a CDS encoding YafY family protein has translation MSFAKAADLLRLAEMAASRHMGVGLQDIEEEFGVDHRTAQRMTRALEERFPNVETVTDDQRRKFWKLKAGDARLMLAQGIRDSELAALEMGIRRAGRDGATNEVAALTSLRDRLLSVMPGPHARRAEADAEAMLEANGFASRPGPRVRRDPLALATIAEALKGPYVLTISYAGSRDNSSRERLLEPYGLLLGTRRYLVAKVQGGDGQFRHFRMDRIASARLEPHSFCRDPAFNLEDHAARAFGSYHAEPEYGEVVWRFAPAAADVAREFVFHPRQQLTDEPDGALTVRFHASGWLEMAWHLYQWGDAVEVLAPEELRRMSEGFRRGDFAALP, from the coding sequence ATGTCCTTCGCCAAGGCAGCCGACCTCCTGCGTCTCGCCGAGATGGCCGCCTCGCGCCACATGGGCGTCGGCCTGCAGGACATCGAGGAGGAGTTCGGCGTCGATCACCGCACCGCGCAGCGCATGACCAGGGCGCTCGAAGAACGCTTTCCGAACGTCGAGACCGTCACCGACGACCAGCGGCGCAAGTTCTGGAAGCTGAAGGCCGGCGATGCGCGGCTGATGCTGGCCCAGGGCATCCGCGACAGCGAACTGGCGGCTCTGGAGATGGGCATCCGCCGCGCCGGCCGCGACGGCGCCACGAACGAGGTGGCCGCGCTGACCTCGCTGCGCGACCGGCTGCTGTCGGTGATGCCCGGACCCCATGCCCGCCGGGCCGAGGCCGATGCCGAGGCGATGCTGGAAGCGAACGGCTTTGCCTCGCGCCCCGGGCCGCGGGTGCGCCGTGACCCTCTGGCGCTCGCCACCATCGCCGAGGCGCTGAAGGGCCCGTATGTGCTGACCATCAGCTACGCCGGCAGCCGCGACAATTCCTCGCGCGAGCGGCTGCTCGAACCCTACGGCCTGCTGCTCGGCACCCGTCGCTACCTCGTCGCCAAGGTTCAGGGCGGCGACGGCCAGTTCCGGCACTTCCGGATGGACCGCATCGCCTCTGCCCGGCTGGAGCCCCACTCCTTCTGCCGCGACCCGGCGTTCAACCTCGAAGACCACGCCGCCCGGGCTTTCGGCTCCTACCACGCCGAGCCCGAATACGGCGAGGTGGTCTGGCGCTTCGCCCCCGCGGCCGCCGACGTCGCCCGCGAGTTCGTCTTCCACCCGCGCCAGCAACTGACCGATGAGCCGGACGGCGCGCTTACCGTCCGCTTCCATGCCAGCGGCTGGCTGGAGATGGCCTGGCACCTCTACCAGTGGGGCGACGCTGTGGAGGTGCTGGCGCCGGAGGAACTGCGCCGGATGAGCGAAGGGTTCCGTCGTGGAGATTTCGCGGCGCTGCCGTAG
- a CDS encoding TM0106 family RecB-like putative nuclease, with product MKRLDTGILLSATDLMRFMGCAHATALDLAHLRGEGPAPREDSEDAQLLQKQGDAHEAAHLGRLKSTGRRVIEIARGSLVRDAEATRAALATGAEVVFQGALFAGNWGGWSDFLERVERPSDLGPFSYEVTDTKLKRKPSPKHVLQLVLYSDLLTGIQGVAPEHAHVELGSGERATLRLDDYAAYARQARARLETFVAAPGPTRPTPTADCGLCRWGDHCAERWKAEDSLFTVANITRLQVGKLEAAGIGTMEGLANLDHPIRGMAETTRLRLVTQARLQHARKTGAPAFELRPPAPGKGFDLLPEPQLGDLFYDIEGDPHYEGGLEYLHGVWTDGAFHAFWGHDHAAEAQALSDLLDFFRARLATHPAARIYHYAAYEITALKRLTTKYGIGEAFLDRLLRERRFVDLFAVVRGGLIGSEPNYSIKSMEAFYGRKREGEVKTAGGSVVAYERWRETGEQQILDEIEDYNRVDCVSTEELRDWLVGIRPEGPWPVRDDDAASKEAEEDADAAALRASLAASGLPPDRQEMLFNLGLFHKREAKPAQWAVFDSVGKDEDELLDDLDALGGLEALGPAVPVKRSVARSYRFPPQETKLRGGGSATVPVEDGPPATVTIEALDPSSGEITLKTGQAKAHLLTDRLTLHPDWPLDTKVIAAALREVIADQCGPRRFTAVDDLLSRAVPRLTTGPRPDLLAGADLVAGTIAAVTAMDGTVLPIQGPPGTGKTYVTARAILTLVRQGHRVGVASNSHEAIRNVLMGCLSALEEADPDITLENAELAHKVSTGENGYPEGFKGITRATSNDDAALTRAHVVGGTAWFFARPEMEQRFDWLFVDEAGQVGLANLVAMGRAARNIVLVGDPRQLPQVIQGAHPEPANLSCLDWMLGEHATIPPDRGIFLPESRRMHPDVCRFISDQVYEGRLESHPDTARQRVTGTSFPEAGAFWLPVTHEGNAQTSPQEVAAIAAAAGDLLKGRWSDRNGTSRPMRASDIIVVAPYNAQVNALRQALPDAIRVGTVDKFQGQEAPVCLVSMTASSVEETPRGMEFLFSLNRINVAVSRAKGLALVFGAPRLREAKCTTVEPMRLVNTLCALPKWKGK from the coding sequence ATGAAAAGGCTCGACACCGGCATCCTTTTGTCCGCCACCGACCTCATGCGGTTCATGGGCTGCGCTCATGCCACCGCGCTCGATCTGGCCCATCTCCGGGGCGAGGGTCCGGCACCACGCGAGGACAGCGAGGATGCGCAGCTCCTGCAGAAGCAGGGCGATGCGCATGAGGCGGCCCATCTCGGCCGCCTGAAGTCGACAGGGAGGCGCGTGATCGAGATCGCCCGCGGCAGTCTGGTCCGTGACGCCGAGGCGACGCGGGCGGCCCTGGCCACGGGCGCCGAGGTGGTGTTCCAGGGTGCGCTCTTTGCCGGCAACTGGGGCGGCTGGTCGGACTTCCTCGAACGTGTAGAGCGACCCTCCGACCTCGGCCCGTTCAGCTACGAGGTCACCGACACCAAGCTGAAGCGCAAGCCCTCGCCGAAGCATGTGCTGCAGCTGGTGCTCTACTCGGATTTGTTGACCGGCATTCAGGGCGTGGCGCCGGAGCACGCCCATGTCGAACTCGGCAGCGGCGAACGGGCGACCTTGCGTCTTGACGACTACGCCGCCTATGCCCGGCAGGCGCGGGCGCGTCTGGAAACCTTCGTCGCAGCGCCGGGTCCCACGCGTCCCACACCGACCGCCGACTGTGGCCTCTGCCGCTGGGGCGATCACTGCGCCGAACGCTGGAAGGCCGAGGACAGCCTGTTCACGGTCGCCAACATCACGCGCCTGCAGGTTGGAAAGCTGGAGGCCGCCGGGATCGGCACCATGGAGGGGCTGGCAAATCTCGACCATCCGATCCGCGGCATGGCGGAGACCACCCGCCTGCGTCTCGTGACGCAGGCCCGGTTGCAGCACGCCCGCAAGACCGGCGCGCCCGCGTTCGAGCTGCGCCCGCCCGCACCGGGCAAGGGCTTCGATCTGCTGCCCGAACCGCAGCTGGGCGACCTCTTCTATGACATCGAGGGCGATCCGCATTACGAGGGCGGTCTGGAATACCTGCACGGTGTCTGGACGGACGGCGCGTTCCACGCCTTCTGGGGCCATGACCATGCCGCCGAGGCGCAGGCGCTTTCCGACCTGCTCGACTTCTTCCGCGCCCGCCTTGCCACCCATCCCGCCGCGCGGATCTACCACTACGCCGCCTACGAGATCACAGCGCTGAAGCGCCTGACCACGAAGTACGGGATCGGCGAAGCTTTCCTCGACCGGCTGCTGCGCGAGCGCCGCTTCGTCGATCTCTTCGCCGTGGTGCGCGGCGGGCTGATCGGGTCGGAGCCGAACTACTCGATCAAGTCGATGGAGGCGTTCTACGGCCGCAAGCGCGAGGGCGAGGTGAAGACCGCGGGCGGCTCGGTCGTGGCCTACGAACGCTGGCGCGAGACCGGCGAGCAGCAGATCCTCGACGAGATCGAGGATTACAACCGCGTCGACTGCGTCTCCACCGAGGAATTGCGCGACTGGCTGGTCGGCATCCGGCCGGAAGGTCCGTGGCCGGTGCGCGATGACGACGCCGCCAGCAAGGAAGCCGAGGAGGACGCCGACGCGGCGGCCCTGCGCGCAAGCCTTGCCGCCTCCGGCCTGCCGCCGGACCGGCAGGAGATGCTGTTCAACCTCGGCCTCTTTCACAAGCGCGAGGCCAAACCCGCGCAATGGGCGGTGTTCGACAGCGTCGGCAAGGATGAGGACGAACTGCTCGACGATCTGGATGCGCTAGGCGGACTGGAGGCCTTGGGCCCGGCGGTTCCGGTCAAGCGATCAGTGGCGCGCAGCTACCGCTTTCCGCCGCAGGAGACAAAGCTGCGCGGCGGCGGCAGTGCGACGGTCCCGGTGGAGGATGGTCCGCCGGCGACCGTCACCATCGAGGCGCTGGACCCCAGCTCGGGCGAGATCACCCTCAAGACCGGACAGGCGAAGGCGCATCTCCTGACCGACCGGCTGACGCTGCACCCGGACTGGCCGCTCGACACCAAGGTGATCGCCGCCGCCCTGCGCGAGGTCATCGCCGACCAATGCGGGCCGCGCCGCTTCACCGCCGTCGACGATCTTCTGTCGCGCGCCGTGCCGCGCCTGACCACGGGCCCGCGGCCCGACCTGCTGGCGGGCGCCGATCTGGTCGCCGGCACCATCGCTGCCGTGACCGCGATGGACGGCACCGTCCTGCCAATCCAGGGCCCGCCCGGCACCGGCAAGACCTATGTCACCGCCCGGGCGATCCTTACGCTGGTGCGCCAGGGGCATCGTGTCGGCGTCGCCTCGAACAGCCACGAGGCGATCCGCAACGTGCTGATGGGATGTCTCTCGGCCCTTGAAGAGGCCGATCCCGACATCACGCTGGAGAACGCCGAACTGGCTCACAAGGTCAGCACCGGCGAGAACGGCTATCCCGAAGGCTTCAAGGGCATCACCCGCGCCACGTCCAACGACGATGCGGCACTGACCCGCGCGCATGTCGTCGGCGGCACCGCCTGGTTCTTTGCCCGTCCCGAGATGGAGCAGCGCTTCGACTGGCTCTTCGTCGACGAGGCGGGGCAGGTCGGCCTTGCCAACCTGGTGGCGATGGGGCGGGCGGCGCGCAACATCGTGCTGGTCGGCGACCCGCGCCAATTGCCACAGGTGATCCAGGGTGCCCATCCCGAGCCCGCGAACCTCTCCTGCCTCGACTGGATGCTCGGTGAGCACGCCACCATCCCGCCCGACCGCGGCATCTTCCTGCCGGAGTCGCGCCGTATGCACCCCGATGTCTGCCGCTTCATTTCGGATCAGGTCTATGAAGGCCGGCTCGAAAGCCACCCCGACACCGCCCGCCAGCGCGTCACCGGAACATCCTTCCCCGAGGCCGGAGCCTTCTGGCTGCCGGTCACGCACGAGGGCAACGCCCAGACCTCGCCGCAAGAGGTGGCCGCCATCGCGGCCGCCGCAGGCGATCTGCTGAAGGGCCGCTGGTCCGACAGGAACGGCACTTCGCGGCCGATGCGAGCCTCCGACATCATCGTCGTCGCACCCTACAACGCGCAGGTGAACGCGCTGCGCCAGGCACTGCCCGATGCCATCCGCGTCGGCACTGTCGACAAATTCCAGGGGCAGGAGGCGCCGGTGTGCCTCGTCTCGATGACCGCCTCCTCGGTCGAGGAGACCCCGCGCGGCATGGAGTTCCTGTTCTCGCTCAACCGCATCAACGTCGCCGTCTCGCGCGCCAAGGGTCTCGCGCTGGTCTTTGGCGCGCCCCGCTTGCGCGAGGCGAAATGCACTACGGTGGAACCGATGCGACTGGTAAATACTTTGTGCGCTTTGCCGAAATGGAAGGGAAAGTGA
- a CDS encoding protein NO VEIN domain-containing protein — translation MTVLEDIRNGASVRGVLPGQSVDVVSVEWIGNQAINLVYRLAGGSVAETTLYRDDQARIEIDARGRAWSFDADGALLRLVTEANRIKLAHYFDPYLAIHTSLVDPLPHQISAVYEEMLPRQPLRFLLADDPGAGKTIMAGLLIKELIARSDLERCLVVAPGSLVEQWQDELGEKFGLEFDILTRDMIENSRSGNPFSDRSRLIARLDVLARSEELQEKLAQAADWDLIICDEAHRMSATYFGGEAKYTKRYRVGQRLGEACRHLLLMSATPHNGHEQDFQLFMALLDGDRFEGRFRDGVHYADTADMMRRLTKEELLRFDGRPLFPERRAYTVKYDLSPEEAALYSAVTEYVRTEMNRVQRFAAEDGKKRNNVGFALQILQRRLASSPAAIYQSLKRRRERLEAELAEARLVVRGARSGFDLPDVAEDALQNLEEFGQDEIDDIEDRISTTATTAETVDQLALEVETLKGLERMALGVLGSGHDTKWCQLNRILDDELMVDTHGNRRKLIIFTEPKDTLFYLHEKVRARLGRSDAVEVIHGGVSREDRRKIVERFMQDRDMLVLIANDAAGEGVNLQRGHLMVNYDLPWNPNKIEQRFGRIHRIGQTEVCHLWNLVASDTREGEVYARLLEKLEAAREALGGRVYDVLGELFEGTALKDLLFEAIQYGEQPSVKAKLLEAVDGAVNQQHLLDLLARRSLTNETMPAAKVQEIRLDMERAEAQRLQPHHIQSFFVDAFRRLGGQIKAREDGRWEITHVPVSIRERDRQIGTGSPVQKKYERICFEKAKVNQQPVATFVCPGHPLLEALISIIREQYDHLMKQGAVMVDETDPGQKISAVFLLEHSIQDARPTSTGRPHVVSEKLQFALIDKSGVVSNAGTAPHLNLRPATAKEIEEVSDKLHEDWLRKDLEKAVAHFATVELAQSHVADVRARRLPEIAKVEREVKARLKKEINFWDNRAFELREDEKAGKKTRLNWQNATRRAEDLADRLKRRMELLEKERFISAQPPRVRGGMVVVPQGLLDAQFSTPVTTGAGAFAEDPEARRVSELMAMNAVMAAERALGNEPRDVSAQKVGYDIASYDPRTQHLRFIEVKGRIDGADTVMLTRQEIITSLHEPEKYILAIVQIESGYAQEPRYVRGALSDHEPSFEHTAIQFHLKRLLERAEAPR, via the coding sequence ATGACAGTGCTGGAAGACATCAGGAACGGCGCGAGCGTCCGTGGTGTTCTTCCCGGTCAATCGGTTGACGTGGTGTCGGTCGAGTGGATCGGCAACCAAGCGATCAACCTCGTCTACCGTTTGGCTGGCGGGAGCGTCGCCGAAACCACGCTCTACCGTGACGACCAGGCACGGATCGAGATCGACGCTCGCGGGCGGGCTTGGTCGTTCGATGCGGATGGTGCCCTTCTTCGGCTGGTGACGGAAGCGAACCGCATCAAGTTGGCGCATTACTTCGACCCCTACCTCGCCATCCACACCAGCTTGGTGGATCCGCTGCCCCATCAGATTTCGGCTGTCTATGAAGAGATGCTGCCGCGCCAGCCCCTGCGCTTTCTCTTGGCCGACGACCCCGGCGCCGGCAAGACCATCATGGCGGGACTTCTGATCAAGGAGCTGATTGCGCGCAGTGACCTCGAACGCTGCCTGGTCGTAGCGCCGGGCAGCCTGGTCGAGCAGTGGCAGGACGAACTTGGCGAAAAGTTCGGTCTCGAGTTCGACATCCTGACGCGGGACATGATCGAGAACTCACGCTCGGGGAATCCGTTCAGCGACCGCAGTCGGCTGATCGCTCGACTTGACGTCCTAGCGCGTAGCGAAGAGCTACAGGAAAAGCTGGCTCAGGCCGCTGATTGGGATCTGATCATCTGCGACGAAGCCCATCGCATGTCGGCAACCTATTTTGGCGGTGAGGCCAAATATACCAAGCGCTATCGGGTCGGCCAGCGGCTCGGCGAAGCCTGTCGCCACCTGCTTCTAATGTCTGCAACGCCGCACAACGGCCATGAGCAGGACTTCCAGCTGTTCATGGCGCTGCTGGATGGCGATCGCTTCGAAGGCCGGTTCCGCGACGGCGTCCACTACGCGGACACCGCGGACATGATGCGCCGCCTTACCAAGGAAGAGTTGCTGCGCTTTGACGGTAGGCCGCTGTTCCCGGAGCGCCGGGCCTACACCGTGAAATACGACCTGTCGCCCGAAGAGGCGGCGCTCTATTCGGCGGTGACGGAATACGTTCGCACCGAGATGAACCGGGTCCAGCGTTTCGCAGCAGAGGATGGCAAGAAGCGCAACAATGTCGGCTTTGCGCTGCAGATCCTGCAGCGTCGCCTGGCCTCCTCCCCGGCCGCCATCTACCAGTCACTGAAGCGACGGCGGGAACGGCTGGAGGCCGAGCTGGCCGAGGCGCGGCTGGTGGTGCGTGGCGCACGATCCGGCTTTGACCTGCCGGATGTGGCGGAGGATGCGCTTCAGAACCTCGAAGAGTTCGGTCAGGACGAGATCGATGACATCGAAGACCGGATCTCGACAACTGCCACCACGGCTGAAACCGTGGATCAGCTGGCGCTCGAGGTCGAGACGCTGAAGGGACTTGAGCGGATGGCGCTCGGCGTTCTGGGTTCGGGCCATGACACGAAGTGGTGCCAACTGAACCGGATCCTCGACGACGAACTGATGGTCGACACTCATGGCAATCGCCGGAAGCTGATCATCTTCACCGAGCCGAAGGACACGCTCTTCTACCTGCACGAGAAGGTTCGGGCGCGGCTGGGGCGATCGGATGCCGTTGAGGTCATCCACGGGGGTGTGTCGCGCGAGGATCGCCGCAAGATCGTTGAGCGGTTCATGCAGGACCGCGACATGCTGGTGCTGATCGCCAACGACGCGGCGGGCGAAGGTGTCAACCTTCAGCGTGGGCACCTAATGGTCAACTACGACCTGCCGTGGAATCCGAACAAGATCGAGCAGCGCTTCGGTCGGATCCACAGGATCGGGCAAACCGAAGTCTGTCATCTTTGGAACCTGGTGGCCAGTGACACGCGCGAAGGCGAAGTTTATGCCCGGCTGCTGGAAAAGCTGGAGGCCGCTCGCGAGGCGCTCGGCGGCAGGGTCTATGACGTACTTGGCGAACTCTTCGAGGGAACGGCCCTCAAGGATCTGTTGTTTGAGGCGATCCAGTATGGCGAGCAGCCGAGCGTCAAGGCAAAGCTGCTTGAGGCAGTCGACGGCGCGGTCAACCAGCAACACCTTCTTGACCTGCTGGCACGCAGGTCGCTTACCAATGAGACAATGCCTGCTGCCAAGGTTCAGGAAATCCGCCTAGACATGGAGCGCGCCGAAGCGCAGCGCCTGCAGCCCCATCATATCCAGAGCTTCTTTGTGGACGCATTCCGCCGGCTAGGCGGACAGATCAAGGCCCGGGAAGACGGGCGCTGGGAAATTACCCATGTGCCGGTGAGCATCCGCGAACGGGACCGACAGATCGGGACAGGGTCGCCAGTGCAGAAGAAGTACGAACGCATCTGTTTCGAGAAGGCCAAGGTCAATCAGCAGCCGGTGGCCACATTCGTCTGTCCCGGTCATCCACTTCTTGAGGCGCTGATCAGCATCATTCGCGAACAGTACGACCACCTGATGAAGCAAGGCGCCGTCATGGTCGATGAGACCGATCCTGGCCAGAAGATCTCGGCAGTCTTCCTGCTGGAGCACAGTATTCAGGATGCCCGGCCCACCAGCACAGGCAGGCCTCACGTCGTGTCAGAAAAGCTCCAGTTCGCCTTGATCGACAAGTCAGGCGTTGTGTCGAACGCCGGCACCGCGCCGCACCTGAACCTGCGACCGGCAACGGCGAAAGAGATAGAAGAGGTTTCGGACAAGCTTCACGAGGATTGGTTACGAAAAGACCTTGAGAAGGCGGTCGCCCATTTCGCCACTGTGGAGTTGGCCCAGAGTCACGTCGCAGATGTCAGAGCGCGGCGCTTGCCCGAAATCGCCAAGGTCGAACGAGAGGTGAAGGCTCGGCTGAAGAAGGAAATCAACTTCTGGGACAATCGTGCCTTCGAGCTGCGTGAAGACGAGAAGGCGGGCAAGAAGACGCGGCTGAACTGGCAGAATGCGACGCGTCGCGCTGAGGACTTGGCCGATCGCCTGAAGCGGCGGATGGAGTTGCTAGAAAAGGAGCGGTTCATCTCGGCACAGCCACCGCGCGTCCGAGGCGGCATGGTTGTGGTTCCTCAGGGTCTGCTGGACGCGCAGTTCTCTACCCCAGTCACAACCGGTGCAGGCGCGTTCGCCGAAGATCCCGAGGCGCGGAGGGTGAGTGAGTTGATGGCGATGAATGCCGTCATGGCTGCCGAACGCGCGTTGGGGAACGAGCCGCGCGATGTGTCGGCGCAGAAAGTGGGCTATGACATCGCCTCTTACGATCCGCGCACCCAGCATCTGCGCTTCATAGAGGTCAAGGGTCGGATCGATGGCGCCGACACGGTCATGCTGACCCGGCAGGAGATCATCACTTCCCTTCATGAACCCGAAAAGTACATCCTGGCCATCGTCCAGATCGAGAGTGGCTACGCACAGGAACCTCGTTATGTCCGGGGGGCGCTGTCTGACCACGAACCCTCGTTCGAGCACACAGCCATCCAGTTCCACCTGAAGCGCCTGCTTGAGCGGGCGGAAGCGCCTCGATAG